A single window of Candidatus Limnocylindrales bacterium DNA harbors:
- the gap gene encoding type I glyceraldehyde-3-phosphate dehydrogenase, with protein sequence MPIRVGVNGFGRIGRNMLRAAAGRSEFEIIAVNDLTDAATLAHLLKYDSVHGIFRGSVSAADSEIVVDGKRIKVLSAKSPAELPWKSLGVDVVVESTGRFTKRDQAAAHLAAGARKVIISAPASGADLTLCYGVNHDAYDPAKHDVISNASCTTNCLAPVAKVLNDSFGLKRGMMTTIHSYTNDQRILDLPHDDMRRARAAALSMIPTTTGAARAVGLVLPELKGKLDGMAIRVPTPNVSVVDLVFETDKKPSAEEINAAVKKAADGPMKGILQYCDEELVSSDFNGNRHSSIFDAPLTKVLEPGFSKILSWYDNEMGFSARMCDVIAMLAETL encoded by the coding sequence ATGCCCATCCGCGTCGGCGTCAATGGCTTTGGCAGAATCGGGCGCAACATGCTGCGTGCCGCTGCAGGGCGCAGCGAATTCGAAATCATTGCCGTCAATGATCTCACCGATGCTGCGACGCTTGCGCACCTGCTCAAGTACGATTCCGTGCACGGCATCTTCCGCGGTTCGGTCAGCGCGGCCGACTCCGAGATCGTCGTCGACGGGAAGCGGATCAAGGTCCTGTCGGCCAAAAGCCCCGCCGAGCTGCCCTGGAAGAGCCTCGGCGTCGACGTAGTGGTCGAGTCGACCGGGCGCTTCACGAAGCGGGACCAGGCTGCGGCCCACCTCGCGGCCGGCGCGCGCAAGGTCATCATCTCCGCTCCGGCCAGCGGCGCCGACCTGACGCTCTGCTACGGCGTCAACCACGACGCCTACGATCCGGCGAAGCACGACGTGATCTCGAACGCGTCCTGCACGACCAACTGCCTCGCGCCGGTCGCCAAGGTCCTCAACGACAGCTTCGGCCTGAAGCGCGGCATGATGACCACGATCCATTCGTACACGAACGACCAGCGCATCCTCGACCTTCCGCACGACGACATGCGCCGGGCACGGGCCGCCGCGCTGTCGATGATCCCGACCACGACCGGCGCCGCGCGCGCCGTCGGACTCGTGCTGCCCGAGCTCAAGGGCAAGCTCGACGGCATGGCGATCCGCGTGCCGACGCCCAACGTGTCGGTCGTCGACCTCGTCTTCGAGACCGACAAGAAGCCGTCGGCCGAAGAGATCAACGCAGCCGTCAAGAAGGCCGCCGACGGTCCGATGAAAGGCATCCTCCAGTACTGCGACGAGGAGCTGGTCTCGAGCGACTTCAACGGCAACCGCCATTCTTCGATCTTCGATGCGCCGCTGACGAAGGTGCTCGAGCCCGGCTTCTCGAAAATCCTTTCGTGGTACGACAACGAAATGGGGTTCTCGGCCCGCATGTGCGACGTGATCGCCATGCTCGCCGAAACGCTCTGA